A genomic stretch from Engraulis encrasicolus isolate BLACKSEA-1 chromosome 12, IST_EnEncr_1.0, whole genome shotgun sequence includes:
- the orc4 gene encoding origin recognition complex subunit 4 isoform X1 — protein sequence MSKRKSKESHMTVGQCVSQAQSILRKRFCHQELATSPVGLESQHKHLLELLRRTAVHGESNSVLIVGPRGTGKTMLLNYVLKELLQEQDVKSNIMMVNLNGLLQTDDRIALKEITRQLNLENVVGDKVFGSFAENLAFLLEALKKGDRSSSRPVIFVLDEFDLFAHHKNQTLLYNLLDVSQSAQAPVSVVGLTCRLDVLELLEKRVKSRFSHRQIHLLGSMTLAQYLETAASQLSLPTDFPDAKFANDWNDAVKKLCEDKSVEGVLRKHFEGSKDFRSLHTLLLLALSRVSVSSPVIRPADLLESGRCTAADSKANILHGVSILELCLIIAMKHLNDVYEGEPFNFQMVHNVQNILLQISKMTSNKPNESESESPTEFKKFISRKSHSIHNFEKPVVIKAFEHLQQLELIRPVESSSAKIQKDYQLMKLLLDHTQVLEAVQRYPQCPTDVRQWATSAFA from the exons GCACTTGCTGGAGCTGCTGAGGAGGACGGCTGTTCATGGAGAGAGTAACTCGGTACTCATCGTGGGACCCAGGGGGACCGGCAAGACAATG ttATTGAATTATGTGCTGAAGGAGCTACTGCAAGAGCAGGATGTCAAGAGTAACATCATGATGGTCAATTTGAATG GTTTGCTGCAGACAGATGATAGGATTGCTCTTAAAGAGATCACCAGGCAGCTGAACTTGGAGAATGTCGTCGGGGACAAAGTCTTT GGCAGTTTTGCTGAGAACCTTGCGTTTCTTCTGGAAGCATTGAAAAAAG GGGACCGCAGTAGCAGTCGGCCGGTGATCTTCGTGCTGGATGAGTTTGACCTGTTTGCTCACCACAAGAACCAGACGCTGCTCTACAACCTGCTGGACGTCTCCCAGTCGGCCCAGGCCCCTGTCTCTGTGGTGGGCCTCACCTGTAGGCTG GATGTGTTGGAGCTGCTGGAGAAGCGTGTGAAGTCTCGGTTCTCCCATCGCCAGATCCACCTGCTGGGCTCCATGACCTTGGCCCAGTACCTGGAGACGGCTGCCTCCCAGCTCAGCCTGCCCACCGACTTCCCCGACGCCAAGTTCGCCAACGACTGGAACGATGCCGTGAAG AAACTGTGTGAGGACAAGTCAGTGGAGGGAGTCCTACGAAAACACTTTGAAGGCAGCAAGGACTTCCGCTCTCTACACACCCTACTG CTGCTGGCGTTGAGTCGTGTGAGTGTGTCGAGTCCTGTCATCAGGCCGGCTGACCTGCTGGAgtctggacgctgcactgctgCCGACTCCAAGGCAAACATACTGcacg gtgtGTCTATTCTGGAGCTGTGTCTCATCATTGCCATGAAGCACCTGAATGACGTCTACGAGGGCGAACCCTTTAACTTCCAGATGGTCCACAATG TTCAGAATATATTGCTACAAATAAGCAAGATGACTTCAAACAAGCctaatgaaagtgaaagcgaaagcccaactg AATTCAAGAAGTTTATCAGCAGAAAGTCCCATTCCATCCATAATTTTGAGAAGCCTGTTGTCATCAAG gccttTGAGCATCTCCAGCAGTTGGAGCTGATTCGTCCCGTGGAGTCGTCCAGTGCCAAGATCCAGAAGGACTACCAGCTGATGAAGCTACTGCTCGACCACACGCAGGTGCTGGAGGCCGTCCAGAGGTACCCACAATGCCCCACGGACGTCAGGCAGTGGGCCACCTCCGCCTTCGCATGA